A single region of the Yersinia entomophaga genome encodes:
- the cspD gene encoding cold shock-like protein CspD: METGTVKWFNNAKGFGFICPQNGGEDIFAHYSTIQMDGYRTLKAGQQVNFDVHQGPKGNHASLIVPLEMLALA, from the coding sequence ATGGAGACGGGTACTGTTAAATGGTTCAATAACGCCAAGGGCTTTGGATTTATCTGCCCGCAGAACGGCGGCGAAGATATCTTTGCACACTACTCTACTATCCAGATGGATGGTTATCGAACGCTAAAAGCGGGTCAGCAGGTTAACTTTGATGTCCACCAGGGCCCCAAAGGCAATCATGCCAGCCTGATTGTGCCTCTGGAAATGCTGGCTCTCGCCTGA
- the clpS gene encoding ATP-dependent Clp protease adapter ClpS, whose product MGNNNDWLNFEHLVKDKQIDALKPPSMYKVILNNDDYTPMEFVIDVLQKFFSYDIERATQLMLNVHYKGKAICGVFTAEVAETKVAHVNQYARENEHPLLCTLEKA is encoded by the coding sequence ATGGGCAATAACAACGACTGGCTTAATTTTGAGCATTTAGTCAAAGATAAACAAATCGATGCGCTAAAACCGCCGTCTATGTATAAAGTTATACTCAACAACGACGATTACACGCCGATGGAATTTGTGATTGACGTTCTGCAAAAGTTCTTTTCTTATGATATTGAACGTGCAACCCAGTTGATGCTGAACGTTCACTACAAAGGGAAAGCGATTTGCGGCGTGTTCACTGCTGAAGTTGCAGAGACAAAAGTGGCGCACGTAAATCAATACGCCAGGGAGAACGAGCATCCATTGCTTTGTACGCTGGAAAAAGCCTGA
- the clpA gene encoding ATP-dependent Clp protease ATP-binding subunit ClpA gives MLNQELELSLNMAFARAREHRHEFMTVEHLLLALLSNPAAREALEACTVDLVALRQELEAFIEQTTPTLPASEEERDTQPTLSFQRVLQRAVFHVQSSGRNEVSGANVLVAIFSEQESQAAYLLRKHDVSRLDVVNIISHGARKDEPGQAPNAENPVNEEQAGGEDRMENFTTNLNQLARVGGIDPLIGREKELERAIQVLCRRRKNNPLLVGESGVGKTAIAEGLAWRIVQGDVPEVMAECTLYSLDIGSLLAGTKYRGDFEKRFKALLKQLEQDKDSILFIDEIHTIIGAGAASGGQVDAANLIKPLLSSGKIRVIGSTTYQEFSNIFEKDRALARRFQKIDIVEPTPEETVQIINGLKPKYEAHHDVRYTAKAIRAAVELSVKYINDRHLPDKAIDVIDEAGARSRLMPASKRKKTVNVSDIESVVARIARIPEKTVSASDRDVLKNLSDRLSMLVFGQDKAIDALTEAIKMSRAGLGHENKPVGSFLFAGPTGVGKTEVTVQLAKALDIELLRFDMSEYMERHTVSRLIGAPPGYVGYDQGGLLTDAVIKHPHAVLLLDEIEKAHPDVFNLLLQVMDNGTLTDNNGRKADFRNVIVVMTTNAGVRETQRKSIGFQQQDNSTDAMEEIKKVFTPEFRNRLDNIIWFNHLSPHVIQQVVDKFIVELQAQLDAKGVSLEVSDEARNWLSEKGYDKAMGARPMARVIQENLKKPLANELLFGSLVDGGSVSVGLDKEKQQLAYEFQSAQKRKTEGAVH, from the coding sequence ATGCTCAATCAAGAACTTGAACTCAGTCTTAATATGGCTTTCGCCAGAGCGCGGGAGCACAGACACGAGTTTATGACCGTGGAGCACCTGTTGCTGGCATTGCTGAGCAACCCTGCCGCGCGGGAAGCGCTAGAGGCATGTACGGTGGATCTGGTGGCATTACGCCAGGAGCTGGAAGCCTTTATAGAACAAACCACGCCAACGTTACCGGCCAGCGAGGAAGAGCGTGACACCCAACCAACGCTGAGCTTCCAGCGCGTATTACAGCGCGCCGTCTTCCATGTTCAATCATCTGGTCGTAATGAAGTTTCCGGTGCCAACGTTTTGGTCGCCATCTTCAGCGAACAAGAGTCCCAGGCGGCTTATCTGCTGCGTAAACACGATGTCAGCCGTCTGGATGTGGTGAACATTATTTCCCATGGTGCACGCAAAGACGAGCCGGGTCAGGCGCCAAATGCAGAAAATCCGGTGAATGAAGAGCAGGCGGGAGGGGAAGACCGTATGGAGAACTTCACCACCAATCTTAACCAACTGGCGCGCGTCGGCGGTATCGATCCGCTGATTGGCCGCGAAAAAGAGCTGGAGCGTGCAATTCAGGTACTTTGCCGCCGTCGTAAAAACAATCCGCTGCTGGTCGGCGAATCCGGCGTCGGGAAAACCGCGATTGCCGAAGGTCTGGCATGGCGAATTGTGCAGGGCGATGTACCGGAAGTCATGGCCGAATGTACGCTGTACTCGTTGGATATCGGCTCGCTGCTGGCGGGAACTAAATACCGCGGTGACTTTGAGAAACGTTTCAAAGCGCTGCTGAAACAGCTAGAGCAGGATAAAGACAGCATTCTGTTCATCGATGAAATTCACACCATTATCGGCGCCGGTGCTGCTTCCGGTGGGCAAGTGGATGCCGCGAACCTGATCAAACCGCTGTTGTCCAGCGGCAAGATTCGGGTGATTGGCTCCACGACCTATCAGGAATTCAGCAATATCTTTGAAAAGGATCGTGCGTTAGCGCGCCGTTTCCAGAAAATTGATATTGTTGAGCCGACGCCCGAAGAAACGGTGCAAATTATCAATGGGTTGAAACCGAAATACGAAGCTCATCACGATGTACGCTACACGGCGAAAGCCATTCGGGCGGCGGTGGAATTGTCGGTGAAATACATCAACGATCGCCATTTGCCGGATAAAGCCATTGATGTCATTGATGAAGCTGGTGCGCGCAGCCGATTGATGCCGGCGAGCAAACGCAAAAAAACCGTCAACGTTTCAGATATTGAATCTGTGGTGGCGCGTATTGCTCGTATTCCGGAGAAAACTGTCTCTGCCAGCGATCGTGACGTACTGAAAAACCTGAGCGACCGTTTGAGTATGTTGGTCTTCGGGCAAGATAAAGCTATCGACGCTCTGACTGAAGCGATCAAAATGAGCCGCGCGGGTTTAGGTCATGAAAATAAACCTGTGGGTTCGTTCCTGTTTGCTGGCCCGACCGGGGTGGGTAAAACTGAAGTCACAGTGCAATTGGCCAAGGCGCTGGATATCGAACTGCTGCGCTTTGATATGTCCGAATATATGGAGCGCCATACGGTTAGCCGCCTGATTGGTGCGCCTCCGGGCTACGTTGGCTACGATCAGGGCGGTTTGCTGACCGACGCGGTTATCAAACACCCTCATGCGGTTCTGTTGCTGGATGAGATTGAAAAAGCGCATCCCGATGTCTTTAACCTGTTATTGCAGGTGATGGATAACGGTACGCTGACGGATAACAATGGTCGTAAAGCGGATTTCCGCAACGTGATTGTGGTGATGACCACCAACGCTGGCGTGCGGGAAACTCAGCGTAAATCGATTGGCTTCCAACAGCAGGATAACAGTACCGATGCGATGGAAGAGATCAAAAAGGTGTTTACGCCGGAATTCCGGAACCGTTTGGATAACATCATTTGGTTCAACCATTTGTCTCCTCATGTGATTCAGCAGGTTGTCGACAAGTTTATCGTCGAGCTTCAGGCGCAGTTGGATGCCAAAGGCGTGTCGCTGGAGGTCAGCGATGAAGCGCGTAACTGGCTATCTGAGAAGGGCTACGACAAAGCTATGGGCGCGCGGCCGATGGCGCGGGTGATTCAGGAAAATCTGAAGAAACCGCTGGCTAACGAACTGTTGTTTGGCTCTTTGGTTGATGGCGGCTCGGTGAGCGTTGGTCTGGATAAAGAGAAACAGCAACTGGCTTACGAATTCCAAAGCGCGCAAAAACGCAAAACGGAAGGCGCGGTACATTAG
- the infA gene encoding translation initiation factor IF-1 has product MAKEDNIEMQGTVLDTLPNTMFRVELENGHVVTAHISGKMRKNYIRILTGDKVTVELTPYDLSKGRIVFRSR; this is encoded by the coding sequence ATGGCCAAAGAAGACAATATTGAAATGCAGGGCACCGTTCTTGATACGCTGCCGAACACCATGTTCCGTGTTGAATTGGAAAACGGGCACGTGGTAACCGCTCATATCTCCGGTAAAATGCGTAAAAACTATATCCGCATCCTGACGGGTGACAAAGTCACTGTAGAGCTGACCCCGTACGACCTGAGCAAAGGCCGCATTGTCTTCCGTAGCCGTTAA
- the aat gene encoding leucyl/phenylalanyl-tRNA--protein transferase has protein sequence MRLTHLSSHSYAFPSPELALREPNGLLALGGDLSASRLLAAYQRGIFPWFSPGEMILWWSPDPRAVLFPEELHISRSMRRFLRRCPFRFTLNQAFREVVAACADRPDDGTWIGDDVQQAYAQLHEMGHAHSLEVWLNNELVGGLYGIGMGALFCGESMFSRVENASKSGLMAFCHHFTRHGGELIDCQVLNAHTASLGAREIPRSHFLQHLSQLQFSPLPAECWLPQSLDVEIAMP, from the coding sequence ATGCGTCTTACCCACCTCTCATCACATTCTTACGCGTTCCCTTCACCTGAGCTGGCTCTGCGCGAGCCTAATGGCCTATTGGCGTTAGGTGGCGATTTATCGGCATCACGGTTACTCGCGGCCTATCAGCGCGGTATTTTCCCGTGGTTTAGCCCGGGCGAGATGATTTTATGGTGGTCGCCGGACCCGCGAGCGGTGCTGTTCCCCGAAGAATTACATATCAGCCGTAGCATGCGTCGCTTCCTGCGCCGCTGCCCATTTCGGTTCACACTGAACCAGGCGTTCCGTGAAGTGGTCGCCGCCTGCGCCGATCGTCCCGATGACGGAACCTGGATTGGTGACGATGTACAGCAGGCCTACGCCCAATTACATGAAATGGGCCACGCTCATTCATTGGAGGTATGGTTAAATAATGAACTCGTTGGCGGGTTGTATGGTATTGGGATGGGCGCACTTTTTTGCGGAGAATCAATGTTTAGCCGGGTGGAGAACGCTTCAAAAAGCGGATTAATGGCTTTTTGTCATCATTTTACCCGTCATGGTGGAGAACTGATTGACTGTCAGGTCCTCAACGCTCACACTGCGTCGCTGGGTGCGAGAGAGATCCCTCGCAGCCACTTTTTGCAGCACTTGAGTCAACTCCAGTTTAGTCCGCTACCGGCTGAATGCTGGTTACCGCAATCGCTGGATGTCGAAATCGCGATGCCGTAA
- the cydC gene encoding heme ABC transporter ATP-binding protein/permease CydC, translated as MRVLLPFLALYRRHWFLISLGILLAIITLLASIGLLTLSGWFLAGTALAGPPGLYTFNYLLPAAGVRGSAILRTAGRYAERVVSHDATFRVLAHLRVFTFQRILPLSPAGIARFRQSEVLNRLVADVDTLDHLYLRVISPLIAALAIIAAVTFGLSFLDVELALTLGAILLGLLLILPLIFYRAGQPIGADLTVFRSHYRTQLTAWLQGQAELLVFGALGRFRHTLEDIERRWLTRQQQQASLAGLAQALMILATGMTVTLMLWLAAAGVGDYSQPGALIALFVFASMASFEALLPVAGAFQHLGQVITSAERVAQLIAQKPEVTFPQTGPEIASQAALEVAQVSFTYPDQPLPVLQDITLSLAAGEHIALLGRTGCGKSTLLQLLTRAWDPNQGEIRLNGQPLASYDEASLRQMMTVVSQRVHVFSSTLRQNLLLACPTASDEQLITALQQVGLGNLLDNDEGLNAWMGDGGRPLSGGEQRRLGIARALLHPAPLLLLDEPTEGLDAETEQQILALLRQHCQHKSLILVTHRLYGLEQMDSICVMDGGQIVEQGDHETLLKNKGRYYQFRQRR; from the coding sequence ATGCGCGTGCTTCTTCCATTTCTGGCGCTTTACCGCCGTCATTGGTTCTTGATTAGCCTCGGCATTTTGCTGGCTATTATTACTTTGCTGGCCAGCATTGGCCTATTGACGCTGTCCGGCTGGTTCCTCGCTGGTACTGCACTCGCTGGCCCGCCGGGTTTGTATACCTTTAACTATTTGCTTCCCGCCGCGGGCGTTCGCGGTTCAGCCATTTTACGCACCGCCGGACGCTACGCCGAGCGCGTGGTGAGCCACGATGCTACCTTCCGGGTGCTGGCGCATTTGCGGGTATTTACCTTTCAGCGCATTTTACCGCTCTCCCCTGCCGGGATTGCCCGTTTTCGTCAGAGTGAAGTGCTCAACCGCTTGGTGGCTGATGTCGATACGTTGGATCATCTGTATCTGCGGGTCATTTCGCCGTTAATCGCCGCGCTGGCGATCATCGCTGCCGTTACCTTCGGTCTGAGTTTCCTTGATGTCGAGCTGGCATTGACCCTAGGTGCCATTCTACTGGGGCTGCTGCTAATTCTGCCGCTGATTTTCTACCGCGCCGGTCAACCTATCGGTGCCGATCTCACCGTATTCCGTAGCCACTACCGCACACAACTGACCGCCTGGCTGCAAGGTCAGGCCGAACTGTTGGTCTTCGGCGCGTTAGGACGTTTTCGCCATACTTTGGAAGATATCGAACGGCGTTGGTTGACTCGTCAGCAGCAACAGGCTTCGCTGGCAGGTTTGGCGCAGGCATTGATGATTCTGGCGACCGGCATGACCGTCACGCTAATGCTGTGGCTGGCCGCGGCTGGCGTCGGCGATTATAGCCAACCGGGCGCATTGATTGCCCTGTTTGTTTTTGCTTCGATGGCGTCATTTGAGGCTCTACTGCCGGTTGCAGGTGCTTTCCAGCATCTTGGGCAGGTGATAACTTCCGCTGAGCGCGTGGCGCAGCTTATTGCACAGAAGCCGGAAGTCACCTTCCCCCAAACCGGCCCTGAGATCGCTTCACAGGCAGCGCTGGAAGTCGCACAGGTGAGTTTTACCTATCCAGACCAGCCTTTGCCTGTATTGCAGGATATAACGCTGTCACTGGCCGCAGGAGAGCATATTGCGCTACTGGGACGCACAGGTTGTGGTAAATCAACGCTATTACAATTACTCACCCGCGCCTGGGATCCCAATCAGGGTGAAATCCGGCTCAACGGCCAGCCGCTGGCGAGCTACGACGAAGCTTCTCTACGCCAGATGATGACGGTAGTCAGCCAGCGAGTACACGTTTTCAGCAGTACGCTGCGACAAAACCTGCTGCTCGCCTGCCCAACCGCTAGCGATGAGCAACTAATCACCGCGTTACAACAAGTCGGCCTGGGTAATCTTCTGGATAATGACGAAGGGTTAAATGCCTGGATGGGAGACGGCGGTCGCCCACTTTCCGGTGGCGAACAACGCCGTTTGGGTATTGCGCGGGCGCTGCTCCATCCTGCTCCATTGTTATTGTTGGATGAACCGACCGAAGGTCTGGATGCGGAAACCGAGCAACAAATACTGGCGCTGCTGCGCCAACACTGTCAGCACAAGAGTCTGATTCTGGTGACGCATCGCCTGTATGGGCTGGAGCAAATGGATAGCATTTGCGTGATGGACGGCGGCCAGATCGTTGAACAGGGCGATCATGAGACTTTATTGAAAAATAAAGGCCGGTATTATCAGTTCCGTCAGCGCCGCTAA
- the cydD gene encoding heme ABC transporter permease/ATP-binding protein CydD, whose amino-acid sequence MNKTRQYELIRWLKKQSAPAQRWLRLSMLLGLLSGLLIIAQAWLLAGLLQALIMDQMPREALTNDFLLLAGTFAARAVVSWLRERVGFICGMKVRLQIRKIVLDRLEQLGPSWVKGKPAGSWATIILEQIEEMQDYYSRYLPQMYLAGLIPLLILIAIFPINWAAGLILFVTAPLIPIFMALVGMGAADANRRNFVALARLSGNFLDRLRGLDTLRLFHRAKAETDQIRDSSEDFRSRTMEVLRMAFLSSAVLEFFAAISIAVVAVYFGFSYLGELNFGSYGLGVTLFAGFLVLILAPEFYQPLRDLGTFYHAKAQAVGAAESLVTFLASEGEAIGQGDKNLPDEGLITLEAAELEILAPNGTRLAGPLNFTLQPGQRIAIVGQSGAGKSSLLNLLLGFLPYRGSLRVNGIELRELAPQAWRSQLSWVGQNPYLPEQTLASNILLNQPDASEQQLQQAVERAYVNEFLGDLPNGLATEIGDHSARLSVGQAQRVAVARALLNPCRLLLLDEPTASLDAHSEQLVMKALNEASRMQTTLLVTHQLEDTLDYDQIWVMDRGLLVQQGDYTTLSQSEGPFANLLSYRREEL is encoded by the coding sequence ATGAATAAAACAAGACAATATGAGTTGATTCGTTGGCTGAAAAAACAAAGCGCCCCCGCGCAACGTTGGCTCCGCCTTTCCATGCTACTTGGTTTGCTCAGCGGGTTATTGATCATCGCTCAAGCCTGGTTATTAGCCGGATTATTGCAGGCGCTGATTATGGATCAGATGCCGCGAGAGGCTCTGACCAACGACTTCTTGCTGCTGGCTGGAACTTTCGCAGCGCGCGCCGTGGTCAGTTGGCTACGGGAGCGGGTAGGTTTTATCTGCGGCATGAAGGTGCGATTGCAGATTCGTAAAATCGTGCTGGATCGCCTTGAACAACTCGGGCCATCCTGGGTAAAAGGCAAACCAGCCGGCAGTTGGGCGACCATTATTCTTGAACAAATTGAGGAAATGCAGGATTACTATTCGCGCTATTTACCACAAATGTATCTGGCCGGTCTGATTCCGCTGTTGATTTTGATTGCGATTTTCCCGATTAACTGGGCCGCAGGACTCATTTTGTTCGTCACCGCTCCGCTGATCCCGATTTTCATGGCGCTAGTCGGCATGGGCGCAGCAGATGCTAACCGCCGCAACTTTGTTGCACTGGCGCGATTGAGCGGCAATTTCCTCGATCGCTTGCGCGGTTTGGACACCTTGCGCTTATTTCATCGGGCGAAGGCCGAAACCGACCAAATCCGTGATTCTTCCGAAGATTTCCGCAGCCGGACCATGGAAGTGCTGCGCATGGCCTTCCTTTCCTCGGCGGTTCTCGAATTTTTCGCCGCTATTTCTATTGCCGTTGTCGCGGTTTATTTCGGTTTTTCCTATCTTGGCGAATTGAATTTTGGCAGCTACGGATTGGGCGTCACCCTGTTTGCCGGTTTTCTGGTGCTGATTCTGGCTCCTGAGTTTTACCAACCACTGCGCGATCTCGGCACCTTCTATCACGCCAAAGCGCAGGCCGTTGGCGCGGCGGAATCATTAGTGACGTTCCTCGCCAGCGAAGGCGAAGCTATCGGTCAGGGGGATAAAAACCTACCCGACGAAGGTTTAATCACGCTGGAAGCCGCCGAACTGGAAATACTGGCACCCAACGGCACTCGCCTGGCTGGCCCGTTGAATTTCACGCTACAACCCGGCCAGCGCATTGCCATTGTTGGGCAGAGTGGCGCAGGAAAAAGCTCATTACTCAATCTGTTACTGGGCTTTCTGCCTTATCGTGGCTCTCTGCGGGTTAACGGCATTGAACTGCGCGAACTTGCCCCTCAGGCATGGCGCAGCCAGCTAAGCTGGGTAGGCCAAAACCCTTATTTGCCGGAGCAGACTTTGGCCAGCAATATTCTGCTCAATCAGCCCGACGCCAGCGAACAGCAGCTGCAACAGGCGGTTGAACGTGCCTACGTCAATGAGTTCCTCGGGGATTTGCCCAACGGGTTAGCCACGGAAATCGGCGATCATTCGGCTCGTCTATCCGTTGGTCAGGCACAGCGCGTCGCCGTGGCGCGCGCCTTGTTAAATCCTTGCCGGCTACTGCTGTTGGATGAGCCAACCGCCAGTCTGGATGCCCACAGCGAACAATTAGTGATGAAAGCATTAAACGAGGCTTCGCGAATGCAGACTACGCTACTGGTGACGCACCAGTTAGAAGATACGCTAGATTATGACCAAATCTGGGTAATGGACCGCGGGCTGCTGGTTCAGCAAGGGGATTACACCACACTGAGTCAGTCTGAGGGGCCTTTCGCCAACCTGCTGTCTTATCGCCGTGAGGAGCTTTAA
- the trxB gene encoding thioredoxin-disulfide reductase, translating into MSTAKHSKLIILGSGPAGYTAAVYAARANLKPVLITGMEKGGQLTTTTEVENWPGDPEGLTGPALMERMHEHAAKFQTEILFDHINKVDLQQRPFRLFGDSEEYTCDALIIATGASARYLGMESEEAFKGKGVSACATCDGFFYRGQKVAVVGGGNTAVEEALYLANIAEEVHLIHRRDTFRSEKILIDRLMEKVKNGNIVLHTDRTLDEVLGDQMGVTGVRLRSTQTDETEELAVAGVFIAIGHSPNTAIFGDQLERENGYIKVQSGIQGNATQTSVPGVFAAGDVMDHIYRQAITSAGTGCMAALDAERYLDGLVNDK; encoded by the coding sequence ATGAGCACGGCTAAGCACAGCAAATTAATTATTCTTGGTTCAGGTCCTGCGGGTTACACCGCGGCAGTTTATGCCGCCCGCGCCAATCTGAAGCCCGTTTTGATTACCGGGATGGAAAAAGGCGGCCAGCTGACAACCACCACCGAAGTTGAAAACTGGCCCGGTGACCCAGAAGGTCTAACCGGCCCGGCGCTGATGGAACGTATGCACGAACACGCAGCGAAATTCCAAACCGAAATTCTTTTCGACCATATCAATAAAGTCGATCTGCAACAGCGTCCGTTCCGTCTATTCGGCGATAGCGAAGAATATACCTGTGATGCTCTGATCATCGCCACAGGGGCATCGGCCCGTTATCTGGGGATGGAATCTGAAGAAGCCTTTAAAGGCAAAGGCGTTTCCGCTTGCGCAACCTGCGACGGTTTCTTCTATCGTGGCCAGAAAGTCGCGGTAGTCGGCGGCGGTAACACTGCGGTTGAAGAAGCGTTATATCTGGCAAACATTGCGGAAGAAGTACATCTAATTCACCGCCGTGATACTTTCCGTTCGGAAAAAATCCTGATCGACCGTCTGATGGAAAAAGTGAAGAACGGCAATATCGTGTTGCACACCGACCGCACTTTGGATGAAGTGTTGGGCGATCAAATGGGCGTTACCGGCGTGCGTTTGCGTTCAACCCAAACCGATGAAACCGAAGAACTGGCAGTTGCTGGCGTATTTATCGCCATCGGCCACAGCCCAAACACCGCAATTTTCGGCGATCAGTTGGAACGGGAAAACGGCTACATCAAAGTGCAGTCTGGCATTCAGGGCAACGCGACCCAGACTTCCGTACCTGGCGTATTTGCCGCCGGCGACGTCATGGATCATATTTATCGTCAGGCGATTACCTCCGCGGGCACCGGCTGTATGGCTGCGTTAGACGCGGAGCGTTATCTGGACGGCTTGGTCAACGATAAGTAA
- the lrp gene encoding leucine-responsive transcriptional regulator Lrp: MIDNKKRPGKELDRIDRNILNELQKDGRISNVELSKRVGLSPTPCLERVRRLERQDFIQGYTALLNPQYLDAALLVVVEITLNRGAPDVFEQFNTAVQKLDEIQECHLVSGDFDYLLKTRVPDMSAYRKLLGETLLRLPGVNDTRTYVVMEEVKQSNRLVIKTR; the protein is encoded by the coding sequence ATGATAGACAATAAGAAACGCCCGGGGAAGGAGCTTGACCGTATTGACCGTAACATCCTGAATGAGCTTCAGAAGGATGGTCGGATCTCAAACGTAGAGCTTTCAAAACGTGTAGGTTTATCGCCTACGCCGTGTCTGGAACGTGTTCGCCGCTTAGAGCGCCAGGATTTCATTCAGGGCTACACTGCGCTGTTAAATCCGCAATATCTGGACGCTGCACTGTTGGTTGTTGTTGAGATTACTCTGAATCGTGGTGCGCCAGATGTGTTTGAACAATTTAACACCGCAGTGCAAAAACTTGATGAAATTCAAGAGTGTCACTTGGTTTCCGGCGATTTTGACTATTTGCTGAAAACCCGCGTGCCAGACATGTCTGCCTACCGTAAATTGCTTGGTGAAACCTTGCTGCGTCTGCCGGGAGTGAACGACACCCGTACTTACGTAGTTATGGAAGAAGTAAAACAGAGCAATCGTCTTGTGATCAAGACGCGCTAA